Proteins from a single region of Flavobacterium sp. YJ01:
- a CDS encoding undecaprenyl-diphosphate phosphatase, producing the protein MNTLQAIVLAIIEGITEFLPVSSTGHMIIASSFFGIAHDDFTKLFTIVIQLGAILSVVILYFKRFFQTFDFYFKLLVAFIPAVVLGLLLSDFIDGLLENPVTVAVSLLIGGIILLKVDEWFNKPNDPEVSTEITYAKAFKIGLFQCLAMIPGVSRSGASIVGGMSQKLTRTSAAEFSFFLAVPTMLGATAKKCYDYYKAGFELSHDQINMLVIGNIVAFIVALLAIKTFIGFLTKNGFKVFGYYRILAGIILLLIHFFIHPLTII; encoded by the coding sequence ATGAACACATTACAAGCTATTGTTCTTGCCATTATTGAAGGAATTACAGAATTTTTACCTGTTTCTTCAACTGGACACATGATTATTGCCTCTTCTTTTTTTGGAATCGCACACGACGATTTCACTAAACTTTTTACCATCGTAATTCAGCTTGGCGCGATACTTTCGGTTGTAATTTTATACTTCAAACGTTTCTTTCAAACTTTTGATTTTTACTTTAAACTTTTAGTTGCTTTTATTCCTGCCGTAGTTTTAGGATTATTATTAAGTGATTTTATTGACGGTTTATTAGAAAATCCAGTTACAGTTGCTGTTTCGCTTTTAATTGGAGGAATCATTTTATTGAAAGTTGACGAATGGTTCAACAAACCAAACGATCCAGAAGTTTCTACTGAAATTACGTATGCAAAAGCATTCAAAATTGGACTATTTCAATGTCTTGCGATGATTCCTGGAGTTTCTCGAAGCGGCGCTAGTATTGTTGGCGGAATGTCTCAAAAATTGACTAGAACTTCTGCAGCAGAATTTTCATTTTTCTTGGCCGTTCCAACTATGTTAGGAGCAACTGCAAAAAAATGCTACGATTATTATAAAGCAGGATTTGAATTGTCTCACGATCAAATAAACATGCTTGTAATTGGAAATATCGTTGCTTTTATTGTAGCCCTTTTGGCCATTAAAACTTTCATCGGATTTTTAACTAAAAACGGTTTCAAAGTTTTTGGTTATTACCGAATCCTTGCTGGAATCATTTTATTATTGATTCACTTTTTCATTCATCCGCTTACCATTATCTAA
- the truB gene encoding tRNA pseudouridine(55) synthase TruB, giving the protein MTPEEYLNGQVLLIDKPLKWSSFQAVNKLKYLLINKVGLPKKFKIGHAGTLDPLATGLLLICTGKFTKRISELQGQAKEYTGTFYIGATTPSYDLETEIDQTFPTDHIDEALIHETVKQFLGEIDQKPPIFSAIKKDGVRLYEHARAGETVEIASRKTTIHEFEITRIALPEVDFRVVCSKGTYIRSLAYDFGKAMNSGSHLTVLRRTKIGEYDVKNAIDITLFEEELLKK; this is encoded by the coding sequence ATGACACCTGAAGAATATTTAAACGGACAAGTTTTATTGATTGACAAACCATTAAAATGGAGTTCGTTTCAAGCTGTCAATAAATTAAAATACCTTTTAATTAATAAAGTTGGACTTCCAAAAAAGTTCAAAATTGGTCACGCAGGAACTTTAGATCCTTTAGCAACTGGACTTTTATTAATTTGTACTGGAAAATTCACCAAAAGAATTTCTGAACTTCAAGGTCAGGCAAAAGAATATACTGGGACTTTTTACATCGGAGCCACTACTCCATCTTATGATTTGGAAACTGAAATCGATCAAACTTTCCCAACTGATCATATTGACGAAGCTTTGATTCACGAAACAGTAAAACAATTTTTAGGCGAAATTGATCAAAAACCGCCTATTTTTTCTGCAATCAAAAAAGACGGTGTTCGTTTGTACGAACACGCGCGCGCTGGAGAAACTGTAGAAATTGCAAGTAGAAAAACCACTATTCATGAATTTGAAATTACTCGAATTGCATTGCCAGAAGTAGATTTTAGAGTGGTTTGCTCTAAAGGCACTTACATTCGTTCTCTTGCTTACGATTTTGGAAAAGCAATGAATTCTGGTTCACATTTAACTGTTTTACGCCGAACGAAAATTGGCGAATACGATGTTAAAAATGCAATCGATATTACTTTATTTGAAGAAGAACTCCTAAAAAAATAA
- the frr gene encoding ribosome recycling factor: MTEEIDFILESTEESMNGTIAHLEKEFLNIRAGKASPAMLGGVFVDYYGSQTPLSQVSKISVPDARTITLQPFEKNMLQAIEKAILIANIGFNPMNNGDMVIISVPPLTEERRRDLAKQAKSEAEDAKIGIRNSRKDANTDIKKLEKEGTSEDVCKSAEEEVQNLTNAYIKKIDELLVAKEAEIMKV, from the coding sequence ATGACTGAAGAAATAGACTTTATTTTAGAAAGTACTGAAGAATCTATGAACGGTACTATTGCACACTTAGAGAAAGAATTTCTTAATATTCGTGCAGGAAAAGCTTCTCCAGCTATGCTTGGAGGTGTATTTGTAGATTATTACGGGTCTCAAACACCACTTTCTCAAGTATCTAAAATTAGTGTTCCAGATGCTAGAACAATTACATTACAGCCATTTGAAAAAAATATGCTGCAAGCAATTGAAAAAGCAATCTTAATCGCAAACATTGGTTTTAACCCAATGAATAATGGAGACATGGTAATTATCAGTGTTCCGCCATTAACAGAAGAGCGTCGTCGTGATTTAGCAAAACAAGCAAAATCTGAAGCTGAAGATGCTAAAATTGGTATTCGTAACTCTCGTAAAGATGCTAATACTGATATTAAAAAACTAGAAAAAGAAGGAACTTCAGAAGATGTTTGCAAATCTGCAGAAGAAGAAGTTCAAAACTTAACAAACGCTTACATTAAAAAAATCGATGAATTATTGGTTGCGAAAGAAGCCGAAATCATGAAAGTTTAA
- a CDS encoding DUF3098 domain-containing protein → MKNNNNNIEQQPKQEFLFDSINYKILLIGIAVIALGFILMSGGGSKDPNVFNEEIFNFRRIRLAPTTVLIGFGITIYSIFKKSK, encoded by the coding sequence ATGAAAAACAACAACAATAACATAGAACAACAGCCAAAACAGGAATTCCTTTTTGACAGCATCAATTATAAAATCCTTTTAATTGGTATTGCCGTAATTGCTTTAGGATTTATTTTAATGTCTGGAGGAGGAAGTAAAGATCCAAATGTTTTTAACGAAGAAATTTTCAATTTTAGACGTATTCGTTTAGCGCCAACAACTGTTTTAATCGGTTTCGGAATCACGATTTATTCTATTTTCAAAAAATCTAAATAA
- a CDS encoding permease-like cell division protein FtsX has translation MSSNFDKFQKRRLISSYFSVVLSVFLVLFLLGVLGLFIINSKKLADDFKEKIAMTVFFKNEANDSVVKAFNTELKRAPFALSYVYVSKEKAAKEHTDIIGEDFLTFLGENPLLNSYDIHLKADYVERDSIVKIENRFRKNAMVSDIVYDKQLVNLVNDNIRKVSMWILIISGFLTVIAVLLINSSLRLSIHSNRFIIKTMQMVGATKAFIRKPFVTRSVKLGMLGAGLAIIALIALLLYVESNFPGLGILEDKALIGLVLLAVFGLGVLITWVSTHFATQRFLNLRTDDLY, from the coding sequence ATGAGTTCTAACTTTGATAAATTTCAAAAGCGCAGGTTAATTTCCTCTTATTTTTCGGTAGTATTAAGTGTTTTCTTGGTTTTATTCCTTTTAGGAGTACTAGGATTATTCATTATTAATTCTAAAAAACTGGCAGACGATTTTAAAGAAAAAATCGCGATGACTGTTTTCTTCAAAAATGAAGCAAATGACAGCGTTGTTAAAGCCTTTAATACAGAACTAAAAAGAGCGCCATTTGCACTTTCTTATGTGTATGTGTCTAAAGAAAAAGCTGCTAAAGAACACACAGATATTATCGGAGAAGATTTTTTAACCTTTTTGGGAGAAAATCCATTGTTGAATTCGTACGATATTCACTTAAAAGCAGATTATGTTGAAAGAGACAGTATCGTGAAAATCGAAAACCGTTTCCGTAAAAACGCAATGGTTTCTGATATTGTTTACGACAAACAATTGGTAAATCTTGTAAACGACAACATCAGAAAAGTAAGTATGTGGATTTTGATTATCAGCGGATTTTTAACTGTAATTGCTGTTTTATTAATTAATAGTTCATTACGTTTATCAATACATTCTAATCGATTTATTATCAAAACGATGCAAATGGTTGGAGCTACAAAAGCGTTTATCCGTAAACCATTCGTAACTAGAAGCGTAAAATTAGGAATGTTGGGCGCTGGATTGGCCATTATTGCTTTGATTGCACTTTTACTTTATGTAGAAAGTAATTTCCCAGGTTTAGGAATTTTAGAAGATAAAGCCTTAATCGGATTGGTTTTATTAGCCGTTTTCGGATTGGGAGTTTTAATTACTTGGGTAAGCACGCATTTTGCAACACAACGTTTCTTGAATTTAAGAACTGACGATCTTTATTAA
- a CDS encoding thioredoxin family protein, whose translation MKSIVAKGLFNSHSYVEYRKIVTDLLFEGKSTGNEQSESLTNYSKLNEARMNRLEKTITISDDVAAKLQNLDNHYIWLVLSEGWCGDAAQILPILNKMALASNKKIDLRIAFRDENEDLMSHYLTNGGRAIPKVIVICKEAGIVRTDWGPRPKGASELMAKHKREVGPIDEKIKTDLQLWYLADKGISVQEELLEIMENIKYNRL comes from the coding sequence ATGAAAAGCATCGTAGCCAAAGGACTATTCAATAGTCATTCGTATGTTGAATATAGAAAAATTGTAACCGATTTATTATTCGAAGGAAAATCAACTGGAAATGAACAATCGGAAAGTTTGACCAATTATTCTAAATTGAATGAAGCTAGAATGAACCGTTTGGAAAAAACAATCACGATTTCTGATGATGTTGCGGCTAAACTTCAAAACTTAGACAATCATTACATTTGGCTCGTTCTTTCTGAAGGCTGGTGCGGAGATGCTGCGCAGATTCTTCCGATTTTGAATAAAATGGCTTTGGCTTCAAATAAAAAAATAGACTTAAGAATTGCATTTCGAGATGAAAATGAGGATTTAATGAGTCATTATTTAACGAATGGCGGAAGAGCAATTCCAAAAGTAATTGTTATTTGTAAAGAAGCAGGAATTGTTCGTACAGATTGGGGACCAAGACCAAAAGGAGCTTCAGAATTAATGGCAAAACACAAAAGAGAAGTCGGTCCGATTGACGAAAAAATAAAAACAGATTTGCAATTATGGTATTTGGCAGACAAAGGAATTTCTGTTCAGGAAGAATTGCTGGAAATTATGGAAAATATTAAGTATAATCGACTTTAA
- the pyrH gene encoding UMP kinase, which translates to MKYKRILLKLSGEALMGDLQYGIDPKRLAEYADEIKQIHDKGVEIAIVIGGGNIFRGVAGASAGMDRVQGDYMGMLATVINGMALQGALEDKGMKTRLQTALKMESIAEPYIKRRADRHLEKGRIVIFGAGTGNPYFTTDTAAVLRGIEINADVILKGTRVDGVYDSDPEKNASAVKFDLITFDDVLKKGLNVMDTTAFTLSQENKLPIVVFDMNKIGNLLKICDGENIGTVVHI; encoded by the coding sequence ATGAAATATAAAAGAATTCTTCTAAAACTTAGCGGCGAAGCGCTGATGGGTGATTTACAATACGGTATAGACCCGAAAAGACTAGCCGAATATGCAGATGAAATCAAGCAGATCCACGATAAAGGCGTAGAAATTGCCATCGTTATTGGAGGAGGAAATATATTTAGAGGCGTTGCTGGGGCAAGTGCTGGTATGGACAGAGTGCAAGGAGATTACATGGGAATGCTTGCTACTGTCATCAACGGAATGGCATTACAAGGCGCTCTTGAAGATAAAGGAATGAAAACTCGTCTTCAAACGGCGCTAAAAATGGAATCTATTGCAGAACCATACATCAAAAGAAGAGCTGACCGTCACCTTGAAAAAGGGAGAATTGTAATTTTTGGTGCAGGAACTGGAAACCCTTATTTTACAACGGACACAGCAGCAGTTTTAAGAGGAATTGAAATTAATGCTGATGTTATCCTTAAAGGAACTCGTGTTGACGGTGTTTACGATTCTGATCCAGAGAAAAACGCTTCGGCAGTAAAATTTGATCTTATTACTTTTGATGATGTTCTGAAAAAAGGATTAAATGTTATGGATACAACTGCATTTACTTTAAGCCAAGAAAACAAATTGCCAATCGTTGTTTTTGATATGAATAAAATCGGAAATCTTTTGAAAATTTGTGACGGTGAAAACATCGGAACTGTAGTACATATATAG
- a CDS encoding DUF5686 family protein, whose translation MKLFCFLTLFFTLTLQAQIQINGIITDSNNKPLPFATITTSENNNTITDVDGKFIFKISSSANTLTISYIGFKTKTIALLNGKTFYAVSLAQQTDDLKEVVVSNENPALTIIKKVIANKSLNDPQKKLNNFEYKTYNKLIVTANPDSIDGRIDSSASYKNLDKKIINIDSSDYKFKEIVSKQHLFQTEKVSQYQFANNKLKETVLGTKIAGFKQPIYEVLAFNLQSISIYDPKYELFETKYENPIAASAPSSYNYKLLDTVSIRGRDTYMIYFKNKSKRKSSGLEGVLYIDKENFAVAKAVMRVKGVLDISGIHEFEYNPKEKIWFQSNTTFKIVKGKNDDDIRILGGTIQFDGDVEENFEPRKKVASDFTYLISESNSFDIRVNTNNPIKNPSLYIEIKDDAAKKPENFWEAYRKENLDLKSQKTYLLLDSLSVSNRIEKRLGIGRKIINGFYPIGPIDLDLKKIISYNNYEGFRLGLGGITNDRLSKNFRIEGYGAYGTKDGVFKYSVGSGVLLDKYTNTWLNGYYTDDVREIASTVFAVDKRVFKIYDPRPINISTFYHYTGWKANVQTKIIPKTEAIFEFARTYIEPKFDYLFNYNGQLYSDYIMTTAMASIVWAPFSDFMQTPTGRTESDKRFPRFTFQFTQSLPDVLDNDFKFSKIDFKTEYEKKYLNGQKTSLLLQAGYATGDVPITHLYNTMPNNLTKETVIQRITFAGRNSFETMFFNEFFSSQYVFFQIKHGFDRIKVMKKVRPSLVLVTRMAWGHMENPEQHVGPDYKTLDKGFFESGIELNKIFKGFGLGGFYRYGPNQLLKFEDNIAVKISYVLDLGL comes from the coding sequence ATGAAGCTATTTTGTTTTTTGACTTTGTTTTTTACGCTTACACTTCAAGCGCAAATTCAAATAAACGGAATCATAACCGATTCGAACAATAAACCTCTTCCGTTTGCCACGATTACGACTTCTGAAAACAACAACACTATTACAGATGTTGATGGAAAGTTTATTTTTAAAATCAGTTCATCTGCAAATACACTTACTATATCTTATATTGGTTTTAAGACTAAAACTATTGCTTTATTAAACGGCAAAACTTTTTATGCAGTTTCTCTTGCACAGCAAACAGATGATTTAAAAGAAGTTGTTGTTTCTAATGAAAATCCGGCATTAACGATAATCAAAAAAGTTATTGCAAACAAATCGCTCAATGATCCGCAGAAGAAACTCAATAATTTTGAATACAAAACGTATAACAAACTTATTGTAACTGCCAATCCAGATTCGATAGACGGTCGAATAGATTCTAGTGCATCATATAAAAATCTGGATAAAAAAATCATCAATATTGATTCTTCCGATTATAAATTCAAAGAAATTGTAAGCAAACAGCATTTGTTTCAGACAGAGAAAGTTTCGCAATATCAATTCGCAAACAATAAATTAAAGGAAACCGTTCTTGGAACTAAAATAGCTGGTTTTAAACAGCCCATTTATGAAGTTCTCGCATTCAACTTACAATCTATTTCTATTTACGATCCGAAATATGAATTGTTTGAAACCAAATACGAAAACCCAATTGCAGCTAGCGCTCCTTCAAGTTACAATTACAAATTATTGGATACAGTAAGCATTCGCGGACGCGATACTTACATGATTTATTTCAAAAACAAATCGAAACGAAAATCATCTGGTTTAGAAGGTGTTTTATATATTGATAAAGAAAATTTTGCTGTTGCAAAAGCTGTAATGCGTGTTAAAGGCGTTTTGGATATTAGCGGAATTCATGAATTTGAATATAATCCGAAAGAGAAAATATGGTTTCAAAGCAATACAACTTTCAAAATTGTAAAAGGAAAAAATGATGACGACATTAGAATTTTGGGCGGAACGATTCAGTTTGATGGTGACGTTGAAGAGAATTTCGAACCTAGAAAAAAAGTTGCTTCTGATTTTACTTATTTAATTTCTGAGAGTAATAGCTTTGATATTCGTGTCAACACCAACAATCCGATAAAAAATCCATCGCTTTATATCGAAATTAAAGACGATGCAGCAAAAAAACCAGAAAACTTCTGGGAAGCCTATCGTAAAGAAAATCTTGACTTAAAAAGCCAGAAAACGTATTTATTGCTAGACAGTCTTTCTGTTAGCAATCGAATTGAGAAACGTTTAGGAATTGGCCGTAAAATCATTAATGGCTTTTATCCGATTGGTCCGATTGATTTGGATTTAAAGAAAATCATCAGTTATAACAATTATGAAGGATTCCGACTTGGATTGGGCGGAATTACAAACGATCGTCTGTCTAAAAATTTCAGAATTGAAGGTTACGGCGCTTACGGAACAAAAGATGGTGTTTTTAAATACAGCGTTGGTTCTGGAGTTTTATTGGATAAATATACCAATACGTGGCTTAACGGATATTATACCGATGATGTTCGAGAAATTGCAAGTACCGTTTTTGCCGTTGATAAACGTGTTTTCAAAATTTACGATCCGCGACCGATTAACATTAGTACTTTCTACCATTATACAGGTTGGAAAGCCAATGTTCAGACGAAAATTATTCCGAAAACGGAAGCTATTTTTGAATTTGCAAGAACATACATTGAACCAAAATTTGATTATCTTTTTAATTATAACGGACAATTGTATTCTGATTATATAATGACAACAGCGATGGCTTCTATTGTTTGGGCGCCATTTAGCGATTTTATGCAGACTCCGACAGGAAGAACAGAATCTGACAAAAGATTTCCGAGATTTACTTTTCAGTTTACGCAATCATTGCCAGATGTTTTAGATAATGACTTTAAATTCAGCAAAATCGATTTTAAAACAGAATACGAGAAAAAATATCTAAACGGTCAAAAAACAAGTTTGCTTTTGCAAGCTGGTTATGCGACTGGAGATGTTCCGATTACGCATTTGTACAATACGATGCCGAATAACTTGACAAAAGAAACTGTTATTCAGCGTATTACTTTTGCAGGAAGAAACAGTTTTGAAACCATGTTTTTTAATGAATTTTTCTCTAGTCAATATGTGTTTTTCCAAATTAAACATGGCTTTGATCGAATTAAAGTCATGAAAAAAGTCCGTCCTTCTTTGGTTTTGGTAACAAGAATGGCTTGGGGGCATATGGAAAATCCAGAACAGCATGTTGGACCAGATTATAAAACGCTGGATAAAGGTTTCTTTGAGTCGGGAATTGAATTAAATAAGATTTTCAAAGGTTTTGGTTTGGGCGGATTCTATCGTTATGGACCAAATCAGCTTTTGAAATTTGAAGATAATATTGCGGTTAAGATTTCTTATGTTCTTGATTTAGGGCTTTAA